GGGGAAGGCTCCTGCCCCGGCCAGCGCGAAAGAGTCGGCTGCCCAGATCGCGCCAGAAATCACCGCGAGGGGTGTGGACACGGAGGCCTGCCAGATCGGGCGAGCGTAGTCGGTGACCGGCTCCTGGCCGGTCCAGGCGACCTCAAAGGCATAACCGTGAGCAGGCTCCTGCCTGATAGGCGGCGGAATGAGAGTGTGACGTGGTCCGGCGGTCACGGTTGTCGCGTCAGAGATGCCGGGAGTGCCATTCAGGGAGGACCGGAGTCCGACCAGCCGTTCATGGACCGCCATGGCCGTCTGGGGGCGCCGGTCCGGGTCACGTTCCAGCAGGTCGGACACCAGCTGGGTCACTGTTGGCGGCACGTTCAGGCCGAGCGCGTTGAGCCTCGGAGCCTCCTCAACCAGTTTCCGCTGCGCGATCGCGAGACCATTGTGACCCGTGAAGGGCGCCCGGCCGGCCAACAGGGCGAAGAGAACGCTGCCCAGGGCGTACAAATCGGAGCGTGCGTCGCCGCGCTCGGTGAGGAACTGCTCAGGCGCGCCGTACTCCGGAGTGCCGGCAGGGGCGAGTTGTGAGGAACGGGCAAGGGTGAAGGCACCCTGGATGAATCCGGCGATGCCGAAGTCCACGACCTTGACCCTGCCGTCCGGGGTGATCATCACGTTGTGAGGCTTGATGTCGTAATGGATGACCTGAGCCTGGTGGGCAGCTACCAGGGCCGCACAGATGTCCTGGGCGATCTGAAGCGCGCGGGCCACGGCCATCGGCCCCCCGTCGCGGATGTGTTCAGCGAGATTGGCTCCCTCGACCCGCTCCATGACCAGGAACCACAGATCCTCGTGGAACCCGCGGTCATACAGGGCGACCACGTTCGGATGACCGATCTGCGCGGCGGCCACCGCCTCCCGCTCAAAACGGCGCGGCAGATCCACCTGCACCCCGTCGTCAAGCACCAGTATCTTGACGGCCACATCCCGGTGCAGCACCCGATCCCTGCCGGCCCACACCTCCCCCATGCCGCCCCGTCCCAGTCGCTTGATCAGCTCGTACCGCTCCGCGATCAGCTCACCGCGCTCCACGCACCACCCCCGATGACGAAGCCATGCCGACCATCAGCCTATGACCAGGGCGGCCGGCCTCGAGGAGATCCAGAGAACCCCCTGCGATCCGACGCCTCCGAGCTGCTCGCATGGCCCGAGTCCGGCCAACTACCGTTCGACATTGCCAGGTATCGGTGGTGCGACCGAGCGTTCGAGTGGTTCCTGCCGGGCTTCCGCGAACACCAGCCTGGCGCCGGCCCCACGTGCTTTCGGTGACAGAGCCCCGTGCTGCTCGGACGGTTGCGCAGCGGCTGCCCAGGGTGGACACCCACCATCCTTCTGGCGTAGTCATCACGGAAGCACGGTCAGTACCGTGTCGGCCGCACCCCCTGTGGCCCGTGGACCGGCGGGACTACCGCGTACTACGCGAGCACCGCAGGTGCGGCGACACGATCAACGACACCACCCGCGCCGTCGCCGTACTCCACAACCTCAAGATCGACGCCGCCTGAATTGACGCCGTCTGAATTACGGAACACCTCCTAGCCAGGACCTACACCCACTGACGTACTCTCGTGTCTCGTAGGGATCCAGATACCTGTACCTGGTTCGAGCTAGTTCGAGGGACTCACGTGGCAGAGGCGGAGCGCATCATCGGTACGCCGGAGGTCGGGGACGACGCCGAGCCGCAGTCGGAGCCCGCCGTGCCCCGGGGGCGCAGGCGGATCGCCGCGCTGCTGGTCGTGGCGGTGCTCGCGTACCTGCTCGACCTCGGCAGCAAGATGCTGGTCGTGGCCAAGCTGGAGCACCAGCCGCCGATCGAGATCATCGGCGATCTGCTGAAGTTCTCCGCCATCCGCAACGCCGGCGCCGCCTTCGGCTTCGGCGAGGCCTTCACGATCATCTTCACGGGCATCGCGGCGACCGTGATCGTGGTGATCGTGCGGCTGGCCCGCAAGCTGTACAGCCTGCCGTGGGCGATCGCCCTGGGCCTGCTGCTGGGCGGCGCGCTGGGCAATCTCACCGACCGGATCTTCCGTTCGCCGGGCGTGTTCCGGGGGGCGGTCGTCGACTTCATCGCGCCCGCCCACTTCGCCGTGTTCAACCTCGCGGACTCGGCGATCGTGTGCGGCGGGATCCTGATCGTCCTGCTGTCGTTCAAGGGTCTGGACCCGGACGGCACCGTCCACAAGGACTGATCGCGGGCTCGCGCGGGAATGCTCTTCTGTCGAGTCCTGCATACTCGACAGGTGAGTACGATTCCCGAGATCCGCACCCTGCCCGTTCCCGATGGCCTCGAAGGCGAGCGCGTCGACGCCGCCATCGCCCGTATGTTCGGCTTTTCCCGGACTAAGGCGGCCGAACTGGCGTCGGAGGGGAAGGTCTCGGTCGACGGCAGCGTCGTCGGCAAGTCCGAGCGCGTCCACGGCGGCGCCTGGCTCGAGGTCGAGATGCCCGCGCCGGCGCGACCGGTCGAGCTGGTGGCCGAACCCGTGCCCGGCATGGAGATCATCCACGACGACGACGACATCGTGGTCATCATGAAGCCGGTCGGCGTCGCGGCCCACCCGAGCCCCGGCTGGACCGGCACCACCGTCATCGGCGGCCTCGCCGCCGCGGGCTACCGGATCTCCACCTCCGGCGCGTCCGAGCGCCAGGGCATCGTGCACCGCCTCGACGTCGGCACCTCCGGCCTGATGGCCGTCGCCAAGTCCGAGCGCGCCTACACCTCCCTGAAGAACCAGTTCCGCGAGCGGGTCGTCGACAAGCGCTACCACGCGCTGGTGCAGGGCCACCCGGACCCGATGAGCGGCACGATCGACGCGCCGATCGGGCGCCACCCGAGCGCCGACTACAAGTGGGCGGTGATCCAGGAGGGCAAGGCCTCCGTCACCCACTACGACCTGATCGAGGCCTTCCGCGCGGCCTCGCTGCTGGACATCAAGCTGGAGACGGGGCGTACGCACCAGATCCGCGTGCACATGTCCGCGCACCGGCACCCCTGCGTCGGCGACCTGACCTACGGGGCCGACCCGACCGTCGCCAAGCGGCTGGGGCTGACCCGGCAGTGGCTGCACGCGGTGCGGCTCGGCTTCGAGCACCCGTCCGACGGCCAGTGGGTGGAGTTCGAGAGCGGCTACCCGGCCGACCTCCAGCACGCGCTGGATGTGATCCGGGCCGAGAGCCAGTGACCACCGTCTCGGTGCGGGTCGCGGCCTCGGAGGCCGACCTGGCGGCGTGCTACGCCGTACGGACCGACGTGTTCGTGGTCGAGCAGTCCGTGCCGGAGTCGATCGAGTACGACGCGTACGACGCGGTCGCGGTGCACGTGCTGGCCGTCGGGGCCGACGGCCGGCCGCTGGGCACCGGCCGGCTGCTGTACGGGCCCGAGGCCCTGGGCAAGACCGGCTCCCCGGACGTCGGCTCCCTGGGGCGGCTGGCCGTACGGAAGTCCGCGCGCGGGCTGGGCGTCGGAGTGGCGCTGGTCCGCGCGATCGAGGCGGAGGCCGGGCGGCGGGGGCTGGCCGCGGTGGATCTCGGCGCGCAGACGCATGCGGTGGGCTTCTACGAGCGGCTGGGGTACGAGGCGTACGGGCCGGAGTTCGAGGACGCGGGGATTCCGCACCGGGCCATGCGGAAGCCCTTGCCGGGCCGGTAGCCGGGGTCCGTGCGGCGCCGTCGCGCAAGCGGCCCCGGGCTGCGCCCGGGCTCCTGGGGCTCCGCCCCAGACCCCGCGCCTCAAACTCCCCCAGCTACCGCTGGGAGGTGCCCCCAGGCGAGGCTGGGTTTTGGCTGCGCTCGCCGGCCTTCTGCGGGCCGATTGCTGGGAGCCGGTCCCCAGGCGAGGCTGGATTTTGGCTGAGGCCGCTGGCCCTCTGCGGGTCGTTTCACGGGCTGCGCAGGCTGCGGACGTCGAGGTGGCGGAGGACGCGGTCGACGATTTCGGGGTCGGAGCCCGGTTCGCTGCGGGCCGAGAGGATCTCGTGCCGGGCGGCGGACATCATCTCCCGCTGGATCCGCTGCACGTCCCGGATCCGCTCCACCCGCTTCGCGTACGCCTCCCGGCGTTCCTCGTCGACCAGGTCGGGGCTGATCCTGGCCCCGACGTCGTACGCGCGCCGGTACAGGGTCTCCACCAGGTCCTCCGGCAGGTCCTCGACCTGCTCGATCTCCTTGAGCCGCCGCTTCGCCGCCTTCGCCGCGCGCAGCGCCAGCTGCCGTTCGGTCTCGCGCTCCGCGTCCGCGTCCGCCTCCACCCCCAGCCGCCGTACCAGCCACGGCAGGGTGAGCCCCTGGCACACCAGGGTCGCCATGATCACCGCGAAGGCGATGAAGACGATCTCGTCCCGCGCCGGAAAGGGCTCCCCGGAGTCCGTCCGGAGGGGCAGGGCCAGCGCGAGGGCCACCGAGGCCACCCCGCGCATCCCGGCCCACCACATCACCACGCTCTCCCGCCAGCTCAGCGGGATCTCCTCGTCGTAGTCGCGCCGCCGGTGCAGCTTCTTCGCCAGCCAGCCCGCCGGCAGCAGCCAGAACAGCCGTACGCCGACCACCACCGCGACCACCGCCGCCGCCCAGCCGGCCATCTCCCACTCGCGGCCTTTCGCGACCCCGAAGACGTTGTGCAGCTCCAGCCCGATCAGGCCGAACGCCACCCCGGTGACCAGGGTGTCGACGATCTCCCAGAACGTGTGCCCGGCGAGGCGCCCCAGCACGTCGTCGGCGTCCGTCGCGTACTCGGCGAGGAACAGGGCGGTCGTCAGCACGGCCAGCACTCCCGAGCCCCGGAGTTCCTCCGCCACCACGTACGCCACGAACGGGACCAGCAGCGTCAGCCCGATCTGGAGGGTGGCCTCCCCGAGCCGCCCCATCAGGTGGTTGGCGGCCCAGCCCAGCGCGAGCCCGACGGCCACGGCGACCACCGCGGAGAGCACGAACTCGCCCAGGGCCTCGGGCCAGGAGAAGCTGCCGCTCACGGCGGCGGCGACGGCCACGTGGTAGAGCACGATGGCGGTGACGTCGTTGAACAGGCCCTCGCCCTCCAGGATCGACACCATCCGGCGCGGCAGCCCGAGCGCCCCGGCCACGGCGGTGGCGGCGACGGGGTCGGGCGGGGCGACGAGCGCGCCGAGCGCGAGAGCGGCCGCCAGCGGCAGCCCGGGGACGACGGCGTGCGCGACGCCGGCCACGGCGGCGGTGGTCACGAACACCAGGGCCACGGCCAGCAGCAGGATCGGCCGCACGTTGGCCGCGAACTGCCGCCACGAGGTGCGCTGCACGGAGGCGTACAGCAGGGGCGGCAGCACCAGCGGCAGGATGTACTCGGGCGGTACGCCGACATTGGGCACGGCCGGCACCAGCGCCAGCACGGCCCCGCCGATGGTCATCAGTACGGGCGCGGGCAGCCCGAGCCGGTCCCCGAGCGGAACGGTGACGACGGCCCCGAGCAGCAGTACGAAGAGCAGGGCGAGCTGATCCACGCCCCCACCCTGCCACCCGGCCCGGCGCTGATCCGCCGGACACCCCCTAGCCGCGCGGGGCGGCTTCGGTGGTGGTGACGCGGGGGAGGGCGTAGGGGTGCTGGGCGGTCAGCCAGGCGATCAGCTGCTCGCGGACCGCGCAGCGCAGGGTCCACACGTCGTCGGCGTCCTTCGCGGTGACCACCGCGCGTACCACGATGGTGTGCGGGGTGGTGTCCGTGACGGCCAGGCTGCCGGTGCGGCCGTCCCATTCGGGGATGTCCTTGAGGAGTTCCGCGAGCTTGTCCCGCATGAGGGCGATCGGCGCCGAGTGGTCCAGGTGCCAGAAGACCGTGCCGGTCATCTGGGCGCCCCCGCGCGACCAGTTCTCGTACGGCTTGCTGGTGAAGTACGAGACGGGCATCGTGATCCGGCGCTCGTCCCAGGTGCGGACCACCAGGAAGGTCAGGGTGATCTCCTCGACCTTGCCCCACTCCTTGTCCACGACCACGGTGTCCCCGATGCGCACGGTGTCGCCGAAGGCGATCTGCAGTCCGGCGAAGAGGTTGCCGAGGGAGGCCTGCGCGGCGATGCCGGCCACGATGCCGAGGACCCCGGCGGAGGCCAGCATCGAGGCGCCGACCGTGCGCATCGGCGGGAAGGTCAGCAGCATCGCGGCGGCGGCGACCACCACGGCCAGGGCGGTGAGCACCCGCTGGATCAGGGTGACCTGGGTGCGGACCCGGCGCACCCGGGCCTCGTCGGGGTGGTCGGCGGCGTAGCGGGCGTAGGTCGCCTCGACGACGGCCGCCGCGATGCCGACGAGCAGCCAGGCCGTCGAGGCGATCTGGACCAGGGTCAGGGCGTGGCCCACGGCGGCCGAGTGGGCCGGGAGGATGCCCGCCGGCCGGTAGGCGGCCTGGAGCGCCGCCGTACCGAGGACGAGCCGGAAGGGCAGGCCGCAGCGGCGCAGCAGGCCCCACAGCGGGGTTTCGGTGTGCCGGGCGTCGGCCTTGCGCAGCAGCAGGTCGAGCAGCCACCCGGCGAGCAGGGTGAGGACCAGTACGGCGCAGACGACCGTGACGGGACGCAGGACGTTCTCCATCTCCATGCTGGAGAACGTATCCACGGGGCGCCCCCGGACTCCTCCTTTCCCGCCGAATGGCACGATGGAAGGCATGAACATCATGCTCTTCCACTCGACGT
The Streptomyces sp. NBC_00091 genome window above contains:
- a CDS encoding serine/threonine-protein kinase — its product is MERGELIAERYELIKRLGRGGMGEVWAGRDRVLHRDVAVKILVLDDGVQVDLPRRFEREAVAAAQIGHPNVVALYDRGFHEDLWFLVMERVEGANLAEHIRDGGPMAVARALQIAQDICAALVAAHQAQVIHYDIKPHNVMITPDGRVKVVDFGIAGFIQGAFTLARSSQLAPAGTPEYGAPEQFLTERGDARSDLYALGSVLFALLAGRAPFTGHNGLAIAQRKLVEEAPRLNALGLNVPPTVTQLVSDLLERDPDRRPQTAMAVHERLVGLRSSLNGTPGISDATTVTAGPRHTLIPPPIRQEPAHGYAFEVAWTGQEPVTDYARPIWQASVSTPLAVISGAIWAADSFALAGAGAFPFGSKGENGVGDGLWGVLGVVWIIAMAGTLVGIAAVASVIGAKRHHRRMLPNRTPWSLTVASQGIVTTGSFGRTVTWGRIQTVTVDRITSEKAAYTYTGLRIRLIQKPKANSSVYPAGWFYRNRPNTKWDDTLPLCVLGPLSEQQYFELTKTLARYAGSRWRPGNGPLKLSSS
- the lspA gene encoding signal peptidase II, translating into MAEAERIIGTPEVGDDAEPQSEPAVPRGRRRIAALLVVAVLAYLLDLGSKMLVVAKLEHQPPIEIIGDLLKFSAIRNAGAAFGFGEAFTIIFTGIAATVIVVIVRLARKLYSLPWAIALGLLLGGALGNLTDRIFRSPGVFRGAVVDFIAPAHFAVFNLADSAIVCGGILIVLLSFKGLDPDGTVHKD
- a CDS encoding RluA family pseudouridine synthase translates to MSTIPEIRTLPVPDGLEGERVDAAIARMFGFSRTKAAELASEGKVSVDGSVVGKSERVHGGAWLEVEMPAPARPVELVAEPVPGMEIIHDDDDIVVIMKPVGVAAHPSPGWTGTTVIGGLAAAGYRISTSGASERQGIVHRLDVGTSGLMAVAKSERAYTSLKNQFRERVVDKRYHALVQGHPDPMSGTIDAPIGRHPSADYKWAVIQEGKASVTHYDLIEAFRAASLLDIKLETGRTHQIRVHMSAHRHPCVGDLTYGADPTVAKRLGLTRQWLHAVRLGFEHPSDGQWVEFESGYPADLQHALDVIRAESQ
- a CDS encoding GNAT family N-acetyltransferase gives rise to the protein MTTVSVRVAASEADLAACYAVRTDVFVVEQSVPESIEYDAYDAVAVHVLAVGADGRPLGTGRLLYGPEALGKTGSPDVGSLGRLAVRKSARGLGVGVALVRAIEAEAGRRGLAAVDLGAQTHAVGFYERLGYEAYGPEFEDAGIPHRAMRKPLPGR
- a CDS encoding Na+/H+ antiporter, which produces MDQLALLFVLLLGAVVTVPLGDRLGLPAPVLMTIGGAVLALVPAVPNVGVPPEYILPLVLPPLLYASVQRTSWRQFAANVRPILLLAVALVFVTTAAVAGVAHAVVPGLPLAAALALGALVAPPDPVAATAVAGALGLPRRMVSILEGEGLFNDVTAIVLYHVAVAAAVSGSFSWPEALGEFVLSAVVAVAVGLALGWAANHLMGRLGEATLQIGLTLLVPFVAYVVAEELRGSGVLAVLTTALFLAEYATDADDVLGRLAGHTFWEIVDTLVTGVAFGLIGLELHNVFGVAKGREWEMAGWAAAVVAVVVGVRLFWLLPAGWLAKKLHRRRDYDEEIPLSWRESVVMWWAGMRGVASVALALALPLRTDSGEPFPARDEIVFIAFAVIMATLVCQGLTLPWLVRRLGVEADADAERETERQLALRAAKAAKRRLKEIEQVEDLPEDLVETLYRRAYDVGARISPDLVDEERREAYAKRVERIRDVQRIQREMMSAARHEILSARSEPGSDPEIVDRVLRHLDVRSLRSP
- a CDS encoding mechanosensitive ion channel family protein yields the protein MENVLRPVTVVCAVLVLTLLAGWLLDLLLRKADARHTETPLWGLLRRCGLPFRLVLGTAALQAAYRPAGILPAHSAAVGHALTLVQIASTAWLLVGIAAAVVEATYARYAADHPDEARVRRVRTQVTLIQRVLTALAVVVAAAAMLLTFPPMRTVGASMLASAGVLGIVAGIAAQASLGNLFAGLQIAFGDTVRIGDTVVVDKEWGKVEEITLTFLVVRTWDERRITMPVSYFTSKPYENWSRGGAQMTGTVFWHLDHSAPIALMRDKLAELLKDIPEWDGRTGSLAVTDTTPHTIVVRAVVTAKDADDVWTLRCAVREQLIAWLTAQHPYALPRVTTTEAAPRG